The following are from one region of the Elgaria multicarinata webbii isolate HBS135686 ecotype San Diego chromosome 13, rElgMul1.1.pri, whole genome shotgun sequence genome:
- the FBXO27 gene encoding F-box only protein 27, with amino-acid sequence MRWVSLPQPFGRNLIKNPCGKEQYQHWDVRHGGSGWCVEENKDHVEGAEAQTCFVSSYEWCVKSQLVDLLKEGLWEKLLDTCQPEILISDWWGSRKDSGCAYKIHVSLLAQDQRTVLAEFKASPAPIPQWNDGKYQKITHSFKRYGPGVRYVRFRHEGRDEPYWIGHYGARITNSTVLVKL; translated from the exons ATGAGGTGGGTGAGCCTGCCACAGCCCTTTGGAAGGAACCTCATCAAGAACCCCTGTGGGAAAG AGCAGTACCAACACTGGGACGTCCGACATGGAGGGAGCGGGTGGTGCGTGGAAGAGAACAAGGACCACGTGGAAGGTGCAGAGGCCCAGACTTGCTTCGTCTCTTCGTATGA GTGGTGTGTAAAATCTCAGCTGGTAGATTTGCTGAAGGAAGGCTTGTGGGAGAAGCTCCTGGACACCTGCCAACCCGAAATTTTGATCTCCGACTG GTGGGGCTCCCGGAAAGACAGTGGCTGTGCCTACAAAATCCATGTCTCCCTCTTGGCACAGGACCAACGTACAGTGCTTGCTGAGTTCAAGGCCAGCCCGGCTCCCATCCCACAGTGGAATGACGGCAAGTATCAAAAG ATCACTCACAGTTTCAAACGTTATGGCCCTGGAGTTCGCTATGTACGTTTCAGGCATGAAGGACGAGACGAGCCGTACTGGATAGGGCATTACGGAGCTCGGATCACGAACTCCACAGTCCTGGTAAAACTCTAA